In the Prochlorococcus sp. MIT 1307 genome, one interval contains:
- a CDS encoding glycosyltransferase family 2 protein, giving the protein MFISVVIPTYNRKPILEKCLNALESQLLNSSIEDYEVIVVDDGSTDGTPTWLRHERAKFPHVRLVEQKHAGPAEGRNRGVSQSRGEVIVFIDSDLVVTKTFLSSHVKTLTRSWRSQADRLCFTYGAVINTANFDNPTSEPHKLQDLSWAYFATGNVAIDKEVLKSSGLFDTAFCLYGWEDLELGERLRKMGVKLVKCPQAVGYHWHPPLSLDQIPLLVKVERERAKMGLVFFKKHPTLRVRFIIQYTWLHLFLWEVLTLRGFINERSLRPLLALLIRKGHPGLAMELLRIPLNLFGVRAIYKEASIRGIR; this is encoded by the coding sequence GTGTTCATAAGCGTCGTAATACCTACCTATAATCGCAAGCCGATTTTAGAGAAGTGCTTAAATGCGCTTGAGAGTCAGCTTCTAAATTCTTCCATAGAAGATTATGAAGTAATAGTTGTAGATGATGGTTCTACTGACGGTACACCAACTTGGCTCAGGCATGAGAGGGCTAAATTCCCCCACGTTCGCTTAGTTGAGCAAAAACATGCAGGCCCTGCTGAGGGCCGCAACCGTGGTGTTTCTCAGTCGCGTGGAGAAGTGATTGTTTTTATAGATAGTGATTTAGTAGTTACTAAAACTTTTCTGTCTTCTCATGTAAAGACTTTGACTCGTTCCTGGCGAAGTCAGGCAGATCGACTTTGCTTTACCTATGGAGCGGTGATTAATACTGCTAATTTTGACAATCCCACTTCTGAACCTCATAAGCTTCAAGATCTTTCATGGGCATATTTTGCAACTGGTAATGTGGCTATCGATAAAGAGGTTTTAAAATCTTCTGGCCTTTTTGATACTGCTTTTTGCTTATATGGTTGGGAAGATTTGGAACTAGGTGAAAGGCTTAGAAAAATGGGAGTAAAGCTGGTGAAATGTCCTCAAGCTGTTGGTTACCATTGGCACCCTCCCTTAAGCCTGGATCAAATTCCTCTCTTGGTAAAAGTTGAGAGGGAAAGAGCAAAAATGGGGCTTGTTTTCTTTAAAAAACATCCGACGCTTCGTGTTCGTTTCATTATTCAATACACCTGGCTCCATTTATTTCTATGGGAGGTTTTAACCCTTAGAGGTTTTATTAATGAGCGAAGCCTCAGGCCCCTACTGGCTTTGTTGATTAGGAAAGGACATCCAGGTTTAGCAATGGAACTACTTAGAATTCCTTTAAATCTTTTTGGAGTTAGAGCAATCTACAAAGAAGCCTCTATTAGGGGCATCCGTTGA
- the rpsB gene encoding 30S ribosomal protein S2: MAVVTLSEMMEAGAHFGHQTRRWNPKMSRYIYCARNGVHIIDLVKTAVCMNSAYKWTRTAARSGKRFLFVGTKKQASEVVAMEATRCGASYVNQRWLGGMLTNWTTMKARIDRLKDLERMESSGAIAMRPKKEAAVLRRELERLQKYLGGLKGMRRLPDVVVLVDQRRETNAVLEARKLDIPLVSMLDTNCDPDLCEVPIPCNDDAVRSVQLVLGRLADAINEGRHGSNDQRGESSGN; encoded by the coding sequence ATGGCTGTAGTAACTCTCTCCGAGATGATGGAGGCTGGTGCGCATTTTGGACACCAGACACGTAGATGGAATCCAAAAATGTCGCGCTATATCTATTGCGCGAGAAATGGAGTTCACATTATTGATTTAGTAAAAACCGCTGTGTGCATGAATAGTGCATATAAATGGACCAGAACTGCAGCCAGGAGCGGTAAGCGGTTTTTATTTGTCGGAACTAAAAAACAGGCTTCTGAAGTTGTTGCTATGGAGGCAACTCGTTGTGGAGCGTCATATGTAAATCAACGATGGTTAGGAGGAATGCTTACTAATTGGACCACGATGAAAGCTCGTATAGATCGCTTAAAGGATCTTGAGAGGATGGAATCAAGTGGAGCTATAGCAATGAGGCCCAAAAAGGAAGCTGCTGTTTTACGTAGAGAGCTTGAACGTCTTCAGAAATATCTTGGAGGACTAAAAGGAATGAGAAGATTGCCTGATGTAGTTGTCTTAGTTGATCAACGTCGTGAAACCAATGCTGTTTTGGAGGCACGTAAATTAGATATTCCTCTTGTATCAATGCTCGACACAAATTGCGACCCTGATCTATGCGAAGTGCCGATACCTTGTAATGACGATGCAGTTCGCTCTGTTCAGTTGGTTCTTGGGAGATTAGCTGACGCCATAAATGAAGGTCGTCATGGTTCAAATGATCAGCGGGGTGAGAGCAGTGGAAATTAA
- the recG gene encoding ATP-dependent DNA helicase RecG: MALEVEHGFSDLLGRDETFSSFMARQIIAIPDNNIDRSLLSRLNDISKKYLQYADNTDSIKRRLVSSTRQFLYKLEKEFCLPSQDHKLSLNIKNIEDSKISPGSISHTILSLSSPLIDVKGIGVKIAEKLASIGILSIKDLLQAYPRDYVDYSSLLAIKDLKPGKTATLVATVRRCNGFKSPKNKNLSILELHLQDKSGRIKVTRFFAGYRFSHISYLKSQIRLYPPGSLVAVSGMVKSGPYGKTFHDPLIEVLENKNSSIKSQSIGRLLPVYSLTEGLTAERFRNLMEIVLPLAKTWQDPLPENRLNTLSLPTKSEAIRAIHRPYNQNSLKAARRRLVFDEFLLLQLSLLRRRIALRKCSAPPLNISWERDGLVGRFLELLPFSLTKAQQRVLSEIESDLVKPDPMARLVQGDVGSGKTVVAIAALLNAVQSGWQGAFMAPTEVLAAQHYRTLCKWLTHLHVNVELLTGSTPRKQRRRILDDLSNGSLKILVGTHALIEDPVSFLRLGLVVVDEQHRFGVHQRNRLLAKGLQPHLLTMTATPIPRTLALSLHGDLDVSQIDELPPNRTPIKTYLLSSAQRERAYQLIRDEVLKGQRAYFVLPLVDESEKLDLRSAIEVYKQLTEVVFPEFVVGLLHGRMTSAEKQSAIQDFVTGKCVLLVSTTVVEVGVDVAEATVMVIDHADRFGLAQLHQLRGRVGRGAKTSHCLLINDSQNDLARQRLEVLVSSNDGFEISEIDLRLRGPGQVLGTRQSGLPDFALASLIDDHAVLDEARKEAINILEDDPELERNPLLKQIVDEHSERLSNKASLN; encoded by the coding sequence TTGGCTTTGGAAGTAGAGCATGGTTTTAGTGATTTGTTAGGTAGAGATGAAACCTTTAGCTCTTTCATGGCTCGACAAATTATTGCCATTCCTGATAACAATATAGATAGATCTTTATTGTCTAGATTAAACGATATCTCAAAAAAATATCTACAATATGCTGATAATACAGACTCTATAAAGCGCCGCTTGGTATCTAGTACCAGGCAGTTTCTGTATAAATTAGAAAAAGAATTTTGTTTGCCCAGTCAAGATCATAAGCTAAGCTTAAATATAAAGAATATTGAAGACTCTAAGATTAGTCCAGGATCAATTTCTCATACAATATTAAGCCTTAGTAGTCCGTTAATTGATGTCAAGGGTATTGGCGTAAAAATCGCGGAAAAATTAGCATCTATTGGCATTCTCTCCATCAAGGATTTACTCCAAGCCTATCCTAGAGACTATGTCGATTACTCATCATTACTTGCTATCAAAGATTTAAAGCCAGGTAAAACAGCAACTTTAGTTGCAACTGTACGACGTTGTAATGGATTCAAGAGCCCTAAAAATAAAAATTTATCTATTCTTGAATTACACCTTCAGGATAAAAGTGGGCGTATTAAAGTCACTAGATTTTTTGCAGGTTACCGTTTCAGCCATATTTCATATTTAAAAAGCCAGATAAGGCTTTATCCTCCCGGATCGCTAGTTGCAGTAAGTGGAATGGTTAAAAGTGGCCCTTATGGAAAGACTTTCCATGACCCATTGATAGAAGTTTTAGAAAATAAGAACTCTTCAATTAAATCTCAAAGTATTGGTCGATTATTGCCCGTTTACTCATTAACTGAAGGTCTTACTGCAGAACGTTTTAGAAATCTCATGGAAATTGTTTTGCCATTGGCTAAAACATGGCAAGATCCGCTTCCAGAAAATAGATTAAATACCCTTTCTTTACCTACTAAGAGTGAAGCAATAAGAGCAATACATAGGCCTTATAACCAAAACTCACTTAAAGCGGCACGTCGCAGATTAGTCTTTGATGAATTCCTTTTATTACAACTGAGTTTATTACGAAGGCGCATTGCGCTTCGTAAGTGCTCTGCTCCACCATTAAATATTTCATGGGAACGTGATGGATTAGTTGGTCGTTTCCTTGAATTATTACCGTTCTCATTAACAAAAGCTCAACAGCGAGTTCTATCCGAAATTGAATCGGATCTTGTTAAACCAGATCCGATGGCCCGTTTAGTACAAGGTGATGTGGGAAGTGGTAAAACCGTTGTAGCAATAGCAGCTCTTTTAAATGCTGTTCAATCTGGTTGGCAAGGAGCTTTCATGGCTCCTACTGAAGTCTTAGCAGCTCAGCATTACAGAACATTATGTAAGTGGCTTACTCATCTTCACGTAAATGTTGAGTTACTTACCGGATCTACGCCTCGTAAGCAACGACGTCGAATTTTAGATGATCTCTCAAATGGATCTTTGAAAATACTTGTAGGCACTCATGCACTTATTGAAGACCCAGTTTCATTTTTACGTCTAGGACTAGTTGTGGTTGATGAGCAACATCGGTTTGGTGTGCACCAGAGAAATCGATTATTAGCTAAGGGGCTTCAGCCACATCTATTAACGATGACTGCTACACCTATTCCTCGAACGTTAGCCCTTTCTTTGCATGGCGACTTGGATGTCAGTCAGATTGATGAATTGCCACCCAACCGTACACCTATAAAGACATATTTACTTTCAAGTGCACAAAGAGAAAGGGCATATCAATTAATCAGAGATGAAGTTTTAAAGGGTCAGCGAGCCTATTTCGTTTTACCATTGGTGGATGAATCAGAAAAACTTGACCTCCGTTCAGCAATTGAGGTTTATAAGCAACTAACAGAAGTTGTTTTTCCAGAATTTGTTGTGGGTTTGTTGCATGGACGAATGACTAGTGCTGAGAAGCAGTCTGCTATTCAGGATTTTGTTACAGGTAAATGTGTGCTGCTTGTCTCGACAACAGTAGTCGAAGTTGGTGTAGATGTAGCTGAAGCAACTGTAATGGTTATAGACCATGCAGATCGTTTTGGTCTGGCTCAATTGCATCAATTGCGAGGACGTGTTGGAAGAGGAGCAAAAACTTCTCATTGCTTGCTTATCAATGACAGTCAAAATGATCTGGCAAGGCAACGCTTAGAAGTTCTTGTTAGTTCAAATGATGGGTTTGAAATTTCAGAAATTGACCTGCGTTTACGTGGACCAGGACAAGTTCTAGGCACGCGGCAGTCGGGGCTACCCGATTTTGCGCTTGCTAGCTTGATAGATGATCACGCAGTTCTTGATGAAGCACGGAAGGAGGCTATCAATATTTTGGAAGATGACCCTGAGCTTGAAAGAAATCCGCTACTTAAACAGATTGTTGACGAGCATTCGGAGCGTTTAAGCAATAAAGCAAGCTTGAATTAA
- a CDS encoding NADPH-dependent assimilatory sulfite reductase hemoprotein subunit, whose product MTVRLATLKEEKNCAVIQGDKESDQTADKSLFPCIANKSELTKFERFKAESKYLREPLETELENESDHFSNDALQLLKFHGSYQQDNRENRKKGSSKDWQMMLRLRSPGGKIPPSLFFALDQLSDQLGNGTLRATTRQAFQMHGVKKENLRKVIRTIIKSLGSTLAACGDINRNVMAPAAPYEYGGYPASRKLAQEIADLLTPFTAQSSYLDLWVDGDLRYRIQPNKAVSKAKTKQKQGAVFSGDLNEPLYGSTYMPRKFKCAVTVPGDNSVDILTHDIGLVAFTKKNGTLKGCNVYVGGGMGRTHNNEQTYARTADLLGYVAGEHILEFVQSVLALQRDYGDRKTRRHARMKYLLHEMGFQWFKNELTTKYFQQEIKPPVPETKKKLKDYLGWNRQSKGIWFVGIPLLSGRLKGNLKKGLRKLVETYQLEIRLTPNQDILLCNIGDIQKSSVKRGLEVLGIEYPEKVKRLEKHALACPALPLCGLAVTEAERALPGVLNRVEALLKEMDINKSILIRMTGCPNGCARPYMAELALVGSGVGDYQLWLGGTPDLERLAKPYLQRMPITELESTLRPLLKSWKNTGASISLGEHVRNLGDQAISSLLTGGVHEP is encoded by the coding sequence ATGACTGTACGTTTAGCTACCCTAAAGGAGGAAAAAAATTGTGCCGTGATTCAAGGGGATAAAGAGTCTGATCAGACGGCAGATAAAAGCCTCTTTCCTTGTATTGCAAATAAATCAGAACTCACGAAATTCGAAAGATTCAAAGCTGAAAGCAAATATTTAAGAGAGCCTCTTGAAACTGAGCTTGAGAACGAAAGTGATCATTTTTCTAATGACGCACTTCAGTTACTGAAGTTTCACGGAAGTTATCAACAAGACAATAGGGAAAATCGCAAAAAAGGCTCTAGTAAAGACTGGCAGATGATGCTCCGACTACGAAGCCCAGGAGGAAAAATCCCACCTTCCTTATTTTTTGCTCTAGACCAGCTTTCCGATCAACTTGGCAATGGAACACTCCGAGCAACAACCCGACAAGCATTTCAAATGCACGGAGTCAAGAAAGAAAACCTACGTAAAGTCATCAGAACAATTATCAAATCATTAGGGTCCACGCTAGCCGCATGTGGTGATATCAATCGCAACGTAATGGCACCAGCAGCACCGTATGAATATGGTGGCTATCCAGCTTCAAGAAAACTCGCGCAAGAAATTGCTGACCTTCTAACACCTTTTACAGCACAAAGTTCCTATCTAGACCTTTGGGTTGATGGAGACTTGCGATACAGAATTCAACCTAATAAAGCAGTAAGCAAAGCAAAAACAAAACAAAAGCAAGGAGCTGTATTTAGCGGCGACTTAAACGAACCACTTTATGGCTCTACTTATATGCCTCGTAAATTCAAATGCGCAGTGACTGTTCCAGGCGATAACTCAGTAGACATTCTTACTCATGACATAGGGTTAGTAGCCTTCACGAAGAAAAATGGCACTCTAAAAGGATGTAATGTCTATGTTGGAGGAGGGATGGGGAGAACCCACAACAATGAACAGACATATGCACGGACTGCTGATCTTTTAGGATATGTAGCAGGAGAACATATTTTGGAGTTTGTACAGTCTGTATTGGCACTACAAAGAGATTATGGAGACAGAAAAACCAGAAGACACGCTCGAATGAAATATCTACTCCATGAGATGGGGTTCCAATGGTTTAAAAATGAACTCACAACAAAATACTTTCAACAGGAGATCAAGCCGCCTGTCCCTGAAACAAAAAAGAAATTAAAAGATTATTTGGGTTGGAATCGTCAATCAAAAGGCATTTGGTTTGTAGGTATACCTCTCTTATCTGGACGTTTAAAAGGTAATCTAAAGAAAGGCCTTAGAAAACTTGTAGAGACCTACCAACTTGAAATACGACTTACACCAAACCAAGATATATTATTGTGCAATATTGGAGACATTCAAAAATCCAGCGTAAAAAGAGGTCTGGAAGTTTTAGGAATAGAATATCCTGAGAAGGTAAAAAGACTAGAGAAGCATGCCCTTGCTTGTCCAGCTCTTCCATTATGCGGTCTCGCAGTAACCGAAGCTGAAAGAGCCTTACCAGGTGTCCTTAATCGAGTAGAGGCTTTATTAAAAGAGATGGATATCAATAAATCAATACTAATAAGGATGACAGGCTGTCCCAATGGTTGTGCTAGACCATATATGGCGGAATTAGCTCTAGTAGGTAGTGGTGTAGGCGATTATCAACTATGGTTAGGAGGCACCCCTGATCTTGAGAGGCTAGCCAAACCATATTTGCAACGCATGCCAATAACTGAGTTAGAATCAACACTGAGACCCTTGCTTAAAAGCTGGAAAAACACCGGAGCAAGTATTAGTCTTGGTGAGCACGTAAGGAATCTAGGCGATCAAGCAATTTCCTCTCTACTTACTGGTGGAGTGCACGAACCATAA
- a CDS encoding M15 family metallopeptidase, which yields MRCFERRPWNDLPIVESGEELVKLKSNFFCLEPHPYLSLGAPYGENVDPWRLRTGVFNRLVLAQNYLKKDFPEFRLAIFDAWRPIPVQAFMVEKSIEDHCILRGVDRKNPDHKVAFTQVVKDVEQFWAPPSLDPNNPPPHSTGGAVDLTLANIQGNLLDMGSKIDEIGDISSPNYFLLTAKKNVYCDLWHQRRLSLAMVMKKAGFVQHPNEWWHFSYGDQLWAWSRNLPEAIYGSCTPPVSREEIA from the coding sequence ATGAGGTGTTTTGAGCGACGCCCATGGAATGATTTACCGATTGTTGAATCTGGTGAAGAGCTTGTTAAATTAAAGAGCAATTTTTTTTGTCTTGAACCACATCCTTATTTGTCACTAGGGGCGCCCTATGGAGAAAATGTTGATCCTTGGAGATTGCGAACTGGTGTATTCAATCGTTTAGTTCTTGCTCAAAACTATTTAAAAAAAGATTTTCCTGAATTTCGTTTGGCAATATTCGATGCATGGAGACCTATTCCTGTACAGGCCTTTATGGTGGAGAAATCTATTGAGGACCATTGCATATTAAGAGGAGTTGACCGAAAGAACCCAGACCATAAAGTTGCCTTTACTCAAGTAGTTAAGGACGTTGAGCAATTCTGGGCCCCACCCAGTCTTGATCCTAATAATCCGCCTCCACACAGCACTGGAGGCGCTGTAGATTTAACACTTGCGAATATTCAAGGTAATCTTTTGGATATGGGTAGCAAGATTGATGAGATTGGTGATATTTCTTCTCCTAACTACTTTTTATTGACTGCAAAGAAGAATGTTTACTGTGATTTATGGCATCAAAGGAGGCTCTCTCTTGCGATGGTCATGAAAAAGGCAGGATTTGTGCAGCATCCCAATGAATGGTGGCACTTTAGTTATGGAGATCAGCTCTGGGCATGGAGTAGAAACTTGCCTGAGGCCATTTATGGTTCGTGCACTCCACCAGTAAGTAGAGAGGAAATTGCTTGA
- the tsf gene encoding translation elongation factor Ts — translation MADVSAKIVKELRDKTGAGMMDCKKALVENDCDMTKSIEWLRQKGIASAEKKSGRVAAEGAIGSYIHTGSRVGVLLELNCETDFVARGDLFQGLLKDIAMQVAACPNVEYVSTDQIPNHVVENEKSIEMGRDDLAGKPDQIKAKIVEGRIGKRLNELALMEQPFIKDSSMTVAELVKQVAGQIGENLQVRRFSRYTLGEGIEVKKSDFAEEVASISEN, via the coding sequence ATGGCGGACGTCTCAGCCAAAATCGTTAAAGAATTGCGCGACAAAACTGGAGCAGGGATGATGGACTGTAAAAAAGCTCTAGTTGAAAACGATTGTGATATGACTAAGTCGATTGAATGGTTGAGACAGAAAGGAATCGCTAGCGCTGAAAAGAAATCAGGCAGGGTTGCTGCAGAGGGCGCAATTGGTAGTTATATCCATACTGGCTCTAGAGTAGGTGTACTTTTGGAATTAAATTGTGAGACAGATTTTGTTGCGCGAGGAGATCTCTTTCAGGGACTTTTGAAGGATATTGCAATGCAAGTTGCTGCATGTCCAAATGTTGAATATGTAAGTACTGATCAAATTCCAAATCATGTTGTAGAGAATGAGAAATCCATTGAAATGGGGCGAGATGACTTAGCTGGAAAACCAGATCAAATAAAGGCAAAAATAGTAGAAGGAAGAATAGGTAAGCGATTAAATGAACTTGCCTTGATGGAACAACCCTTTATTAAAGATAGTTCAATGACAGTTGCTGAGTTAGTAAAGCAAGTTGCAGGCCAAATTGGGGAGAACTTACAAGTAAGACGATTCTCTAGATACACCCTAGGAGAGGGCATTGAAGTCAAAAAAAGTGATTTTGCAGAAGAAGTAGCCTCAATTTCTGAAAATTGA
- a CDS encoding DevA family ABC transporter ATP-binding protein codes for MSSIPSIEIDGLSHWFGKGTMRRQVLDSISMQINPGEVVLLTGPSGCGKTTLLTLIGALRKVEKGSLSVFGHQLKGSARRTRQKLRRQIGMIFQGHNLLRCLTAEQNVQMGADLIAGLSYRSRRDQAREWLRAVGLEDQMSKLPHDLSGGQKQRVAIARALAAQPKLLLADEPTAALDSVTGREIVDLLKKLALDQSCSVLMVTHDPRILDVADRLLKMEDGRLLV; via the coding sequence ATGTCAAGTATTCCTTCTATAGAAATTGATGGGCTGAGTCACTGGTTTGGAAAAGGCACGATGCGACGGCAAGTTCTTGATTCAATTTCTATGCAGATAAACCCCGGCGAAGTGGTATTACTTACTGGACCCTCTGGCTGTGGTAAAACAACTTTACTTACATTAATAGGAGCACTTCGCAAAGTTGAAAAAGGCAGTCTTTCCGTCTTTGGTCATCAATTAAAAGGCTCTGCACGTAGAACGCGACAAAAATTGCGACGTCAAATTGGCATGATTTTCCAGGGACATAATCTCCTTCGTTGTTTGACTGCTGAACAAAATGTTCAAATGGGGGCTGACTTAATTGCGGGATTGTCCTATCGGTCTCGCCGAGATCAGGCACGTGAATGGTTAAGGGCTGTTGGTCTTGAAGATCAAATGAGTAAGCTTCCTCATGATCTCTCTGGTGGTCAGAAGCAGCGAGTGGCAATTGCAAGGGCACTTGCGGCTCAACCAAAATTGTTATTAGCAGATGAACCAACTGCAGCACTAGACAGTGTTACTGGTAGGGAAATTGTTGATTTATTAAAGAAATTAGCTTTAGATCAATCATGTTCTGTTCTTATGGTCACTCATGACCCAAGAATTCTTGATGTTGCAGATCGTCTTTTAAAGATGGAAGATGGCAGATTGCTTGTTTAG